Proteins found in one Flavobacterium channae genomic segment:
- a CDS encoding pyridoxine 5'-phosphate synthase, whose product MTKLSVNINKIATLRNSRGGNVPDLLKVAKDIQQFGAQGITIHPRPDERHIRYQDARDLKSVVYTEYNIEGNPQHNFIDLVLECKPTQVTLVPDAIGALTSNAGWDTIKHQSYLIEVIQEFQRNGIRTSIFVDADERMIEGAKATGTERIELYTESFAHEYGLGNKSGIEPYVKAAIKANELGLGINAGHDLSLDNIKFFKDNIPGLLEVSIGHALISESLYLGLENVVNMYLQKLK is encoded by the coding sequence ATGACAAAGTTATCTGTAAATATTAATAAAATTGCCACACTTCGAAATTCAAGAGGAGGAAATGTTCCTGATTTATTGAAAGTTGCAAAAGATATTCAGCAATTTGGAGCACAAGGAATAACCATTCATCCAAGACCCGATGAAAGACATATTCGCTATCAAGATGCACGCGATTTAAAATCGGTTGTGTATACCGAATATAATATTGAAGGAAATCCACAACATAATTTTATCGATTTGGTTTTAGAATGTAAGCCTACTCAAGTGACTTTGGTTCCCGATGCTATTGGAGCTTTGACTTCTAATGCGGGTTGGGATACTATAAAACATCAATCGTATTTAATAGAAGTTATTCAAGAATTTCAAAGAAACGGAATCCGAACATCTATTTTTGTGGATGCCGATGAACGAATGATTGAAGGAGCAAAAGCTACAGGAACAGAAAGAATTGAATTGTATACCGAATCTTTTGCTCACGAATATGGATTAGGAAATAAAAGCGGAATTGAGCCTTACGTAAAAGCCGCAATCAAAGCGAATGAACTAGGATTAGGAATTAATGCAGGGCATGATTTGAGTTTGGATAATATCAAGTTTTTCAAAGACAATATTCCTGGATTGCTTGAAGTTTCGATTGGTCATGCTCTGATTTCAGAATCTTTATATTTAGGATTGGAAAATGTAGTGAATATGTATCTTCAAAAATTGAAATAA
- a CDS encoding CBS domain-containing protein: MNNLTSYITNEIKPLKHTDSIAEAQDLFLDFRYSHFPVTEDGVYIGCVSKENVELLNSDSIINDSRFHFERFFVRTTTIWLDVLEIFAKNESNLIPVLDDKNTYLGYYELEDVIRFFHETPFLKEEGGIIVVKKESDKFSMSQVSQIIESNNAKILGSFISNVVGKKVEITIKISQSGLNDIIQTFRRYEYEIISEHQEDSYLNSLKERSDYLDKYLNI, from the coding sequence ATGAATAATTTAACAAGCTACATCACTAACGAAATAAAACCATTAAAACACACGGATTCAATAGCGGAAGCACAGGATTTATTTTTAGACTTTCGATACAGTCATTTTCCAGTAACCGAAGATGGTGTATATATTGGCTGCGTGAGCAAAGAAAATGTAGAACTATTAAATAGTGATTCTATCATTAATGATAGTCGATTTCATTTTGAACGTTTTTTTGTTCGTACTACTACCATTTGGCTTGATGTATTGGAGATTTTTGCTAAAAACGAAAGCAACTTAATTCCCGTTTTAGATGACAAAAATACTTATTTAGGATATTATGAACTTGAAGATGTAATTCGCTTTTTTCATGAAACGCCATTCTTAAAAGAAGAAGGTGGAATTATTGTAGTTAAAAAAGAATCGGATAAATTTTCTATGAGTCAGGTGTCCCAAATCATAGAAAGTAATAACGCCAAAATTTTAGGATCATTTATCTCAAATGTTGTGGGAAAAAAAGTAGAAATTACTATAAAAATCAGTCAAAGTGGCTTAAACGATATTATTCAAACTTTTAGACGTTATGAATATGAAATCATTTCGGAACATCAGGAAGATTCTTATTTAAATAGCTTAAAAGAACGTTCAGATTACTTAGACAAATATTTAAATATTTAA
- a CDS encoding NAD kinase, translating into MKIALFGQYYQNSTAETVQKVVSFLESKDIEIAFEAHFLDILKEKNIVSKNYKTYSCHKTLNNDFKALISIGGDGTILKAATFVRDKNIPIIGINAGRLGFLATIQFDNIEPLLQKLLDNDYAISKRTLLSIKTTPEYDNFSELDFALNEVTVARKDTTSMITIITYLNGEYLTSYWADGLIISTPTGSTGYSLSCGGPVLTPNVESLVITPMAPHNLNARPLVIPDDMEIELRISGREEQFLISLDSRISAVSKDTVVKIKKSPFTISIIEFKEESFLNTIRKKLLWGEDKRN; encoded by the coding sequence ATGAAAATAGCATTATTTGGTCAATATTATCAAAATAGTACGGCCGAAACGGTACAAAAAGTAGTTTCATTTTTAGAGTCAAAAGATATTGAAATTGCTTTTGAAGCACATTTTTTAGACATTTTAAAAGAAAAAAATATCGTTTCAAAAAATTATAAAACATACTCTTGCCACAAAACATTAAATAATGATTTTAAAGCTTTAATTAGCATTGGCGGTGACGGTACAATACTAAAAGCCGCCACATTTGTTAGAGATAAAAATATTCCTATTATTGGAATTAACGCTGGAAGATTAGGTTTCTTAGCAACGATTCAGTTTGATAACATTGAACCACTTTTGCAAAAACTACTTGATAATGATTATGCTATTTCAAAAAGAACTTTATTGAGTATTAAAACTACTCCAGAATACGACAATTTTAGCGAATTAGATTTTGCTCTAAACGAAGTTACCGTTGCCCGAAAAGACACCACTTCGATGATTACTATTATAACCTATTTAAATGGCGAATATCTTACTTCATATTGGGCAGATGGTTTAATTATTTCAACACCTACAGGCTCAACAGGGTATTCTTTAAGTTGTGGAGGACCAGTTCTTACTCCAAATGTAGAAAGTTTGGTAATTACACCAATGGCACCACACAACCTAAATGCAAGACCTTTAGTTATTCCAGATGATATGGAAATTGAACTTCGCATTTCAGGACGTGAAGAACAGTTTTTAATTTCGTTAGATTCGAGGATATCAGCAGTTTCTAAAGATACCGTTGTAAAAATTAAAAAATCTCCGTTTACCATTTCAATAATTGAGTTCAAAGAAGAATCTTTTTTAAACACTATCAGAAAAAAATTACTTTGGGGAGAAGATAAAAGAAATTAA
- the porG gene encoding type IX secretion system protein PorG: protein MKYLLFYTLLIFCNFNAYSQINELGVFVGGVNYIGDVGPTSYISPNEPAIGILYRWNRSPRHSYRFSYTQGSLTSNDKDSDVPSRNLRGFSFKNSVKEFSAGLEFNFLDFDLHDSKTKISPYVYSGISYFIYDEIYILNNKSNEDYQSSTFAIPIIVGLKGRFFENFIIGAEVGLRYSFTDNLDGSNPKNDNFETLRFGNLNSNDWYVFTGLTLTYTFGQNPCFCSE from the coding sequence ATGAAGTACCTATTATTTTACACATTACTGATTTTCTGCAACTTCAATGCTTATTCTCAAATCAACGAATTAGGTGTTTTTGTTGGGGGTGTTAACTATATAGGTGATGTAGGTCCAACAAGTTACATATCTCCAAATGAGCCTGCAATAGGAATACTATACAGATGGAATAGAAGTCCGAGGCATTCTTACAGATTTTCATATACCCAAGGAAGTTTAACTTCAAATGATAAAGACAGTGATGTTCCTAGTAGAAATTTAAGAGGGTTTTCATTTAAAAATAGTGTTAAAGAATTTTCAGCTGGTTTAGAATTTAACTTCCTGGACTTTGACTTACATGATTCAAAAACTAAAATATCTCCATATGTTTATAGCGGAATTAGCTATTTTATTTATGATGAAATATACATACTAAATAATAAAAGCAACGAAGATTATCAAAGCAGCACATTTGCTATCCCTATAATAGTAGGTTTAAAAGGACGTTTCTTTGAAAATTTTATTATTGGAGCTGAGGTAGGATTACGATATTCTTTCACTGATAATTTAGATGGAAGTAATCCAAAAAATGATAATTTTGAAACTTTACGCTTTGGAAATTTAAACAGTAACGATTGGTATGTGTTTACTGGATTAACACTAACTTACACATTTGGGCAAAACCCATGTTTTTGTTCTGAATAA
- a CDS encoding isoprenyl transferase has protein sequence MELLQKINTDYLPNHLAIIMDGNGRWAKQKGMLRALGHENGTKSVRTTVEACAKLGIKNLTLYAFSTENWNRPKLEVDTLMKLLVSSLKKEIKTLQSNNIKLNAIGNLTNLPDSVQKELLEVINKTAENTRMTLTLALSYGSREELIQAVKKISNKVKNNIISEEAIDESIINQHLYTHNLPDVDLVIRTSGEHRISNFLLWQIAYAEFYFTDVLWPDFSENDLYESIISYQKRERRFGKTSEQIIPEKNV, from the coding sequence ATGGAATTATTACAAAAGATAAATACCGATTATTTACCCAACCATTTAGCTATTATAATGGATGGCAATGGAAGATGGGCAAAACAAAAAGGAATGTTACGTGCTTTAGGGCATGAAAATGGAACCAAATCAGTAAGAACAACTGTAGAAGCATGTGCAAAACTAGGTATTAAAAACCTAACACTTTATGCTTTTTCAACTGAAAACTGGAATCGACCAAAATTAGAAGTTGACACCCTAATGAAGTTATTAGTTTCTTCATTAAAAAAAGAAATTAAAACATTACAAAGCAATAATATCAAATTAAATGCAATTGGAAATTTAACAAATTTACCCGATAGCGTGCAAAAAGAATTACTAGAAGTAATCAATAAAACAGCTGAAAACACAAGAATGACGTTAACACTAGCGCTAAGCTATGGTTCACGAGAAGAGTTAATACAAGCTGTTAAAAAAATATCAAACAAAGTTAAAAATAATATAATTTCTGAAGAGGCTATTGACGAATCAATTATTAATCAGCATCTTTACACACACAATTTGCCAGATGTAGATTTAGTAATTAGAACTAGCGGTGAACACAGAATAAGTAATTTCCTATTATGGCAAATTGCATATGCCGAATTTTATTTTACAGATGTCCTTTGGCCAGATTTTTCAGAGAACGATTTATATGAGTCAATTATTAGTTATCAAAAACGTGAACGCAGATTTGGAAAAACCAGCGAACAAATTATACCCGAAAAAAATGTTTAA
- the bamA gene encoding outer membrane protein assembly factor BamA has protein sequence MSQLLVIKNVNADLEKPANKLYPKKMFKKAIQLFSILLLLNNISIFAQETKLENGKEYILAKIQVTGKISYNEQTVTTFTGLEKGQTIMVPGEDISIAIKKLWKLGLFSDVNFYVNEIKGDSIFLELNINELPKISDVKIKGVKKGKSEELIKETDLKKGKIVNENLITTTKNYFENKYKKEGYYQTKVVINTIPDSIDTEVKMVINIDRGNKVKVKNIDFEGNEQLSDAKLRKAFKNTKQRNPIRIFKKSKFIKEKYKEDLASVIDKYKEKGNRDARIISDSVIYDKSSNTLSIKVKLEEGRKYYFGDIRYLGNTVYTDNQLNSILGIKKGDVYNGTILQKRIADNTKPDGEDLTNLYQNTGYLFSSINPVEVRTVNDTIDFEIRITEGPIAYFNKITVVGNDKTNDHVIYRELKTRPGQKYSKEDLVRSIREIGQLGFFDPEAIKPDFKNVDPQAGTVDIEYNVVEKGSSQVELQGGYGGGGFIGTLGLSFNNFSARKMFKKDAYKPLPMGDGQKLALRLQGSSYFQTYSLSFSEPWFGGKKPVSFSTSLSHSKQFLYNYRSRDVNRNQSFNITSLSVGIAKRLKVPDDYFVLSQAVSFQYYDLNNYNTGLFTFGNGASRNLAYTIGLSRNSKGVNPIFPTTGSEFSISGKFTLPYSLFNGIDYADLKNQAAYKIRATEAGEAPDGSNYPAGSYLNSEGYPVTDPADAAVDQGKVDQKRFNWLEYYKIKFKADWYTRVYEKLVLRTNAEFGFMGAYNSDRGLVPFERFFLGGDGLANFSLDGREVIQLRGYPNNSLSSQDGGTIYNKFSLELRYPITLNQSASIYALSFLEAGSAFDTFKEYNPFKLQRSAGVGIRVFMPAFGLLGIDFAHGFDAIPGETVKSGWQTHFIIGQQF, from the coding sequence ATGAGTCAATTATTAGTTATCAAAAACGTGAACGCAGATTTGGAAAAACCAGCGAACAAATTATACCCGAAAAAAATGTTTAAAAAAGCAATACAATTATTTTCTATCCTATTATTACTGAATAACATTTCTATTTTTGCTCAAGAAACTAAACTTGAAAATGGAAAAGAATATATTTTAGCTAAAATTCAAGTTACAGGAAAAATTTCCTATAACGAGCAAACTGTTACTACTTTTACAGGACTCGAAAAAGGACAAACAATAATGGTTCCAGGGGAAGACATTAGTATTGCAATTAAAAAACTATGGAAATTAGGATTGTTTTCTGATGTAAACTTCTATGTAAATGAAATTAAAGGAGATAGTATTTTTCTAGAATTGAATATTAATGAATTACCTAAAATTTCTGATGTAAAAATAAAAGGGGTTAAAAAAGGTAAATCTGAAGAACTAATTAAAGAAACCGACTTAAAAAAGGGGAAAATTGTTAATGAAAATTTGATCACTACAACAAAAAATTACTTCGAAAATAAATATAAAAAAGAAGGTTATTACCAAACTAAAGTTGTTATCAACACAATTCCTGATAGTATTGATACTGAAGTTAAAATGGTAATCAACATTGATAGAGGAAACAAAGTAAAGGTAAAAAATATAGATTTTGAAGGCAATGAACAACTTAGTGATGCAAAGTTGAGAAAAGCTTTTAAAAACACAAAGCAACGTAATCCAATTCGCATTTTTAAAAAATCAAAGTTTATCAAAGAAAAATACAAAGAAGACTTAGCTTCTGTAATTGATAAATATAAAGAAAAAGGAAACAGAGATGCTCGAATAATTTCAGATTCTGTTATTTACGATAAATCTTCTAATACTTTATCTATTAAAGTAAAATTAGAAGAAGGTAGAAAATACTATTTTGGCGACATACGCTATTTAGGAAATACCGTTTATACTGACAATCAGTTAAACTCAATTTTAGGAATTAAAAAAGGAGATGTGTATAACGGAACAATCCTGCAAAAAAGAATTGCTGACAATACAAAACCAGATGGGGAAGATTTAACAAACTTATATCAGAACACTGGATATTTATTTTCAAGTATCAACCCTGTTGAAGTTAGAACAGTAAATGACACCATTGATTTTGAAATCAGAATTACCGAAGGACCAATTGCTTATTTCAACAAAATTACAGTTGTTGGTAATGACAAAACAAACGACCATGTAATTTATAGAGAACTTAAAACAAGACCTGGGCAAAAATACAGCAAAGAAGATTTAGTTCGTTCGATTCGTGAAATTGGCCAATTAGGATTCTTTGATCCTGAAGCGATCAAACCTGATTTCAAAAATGTTGACCCTCAAGCAGGAACAGTTGACATCGAATATAATGTAGTTGAAAAAGGTTCGAGTCAAGTAGAACTTCAAGGAGGCTACGGTGGAGGTGGATTTATTGGGACTTTAGGATTATCTTTCAATAATTTCTCTGCAAGAAAAATGTTCAAAAAAGATGCTTACAAACCGCTACCTATGGGAGATGGGCAAAAATTAGCCTTACGCTTACAAGGAAGTTCGTATTTCCAAACGTATAGTTTATCATTCTCTGAACCATGGTTTGGAGGAAAAAAACCCGTAAGTTTTTCTACATCTTTATCTCATAGTAAACAATTTTTATACAATTATAGATCCAGAGATGTCAATAGAAACCAAAGCTTTAATATTACCTCTTTATCTGTTGGTATTGCAAAAAGATTAAAAGTACCAGATGATTATTTTGTATTATCACAAGCTGTTTCTTTCCAATATTATGATTTAAACAACTACAATACTGGATTGTTTACATTTGGAAATGGAGCCTCTAGAAACTTAGCTTACACAATTGGCCTTTCTAGAAACAGTAAAGGAGTAAACCCAATATTCCCTACAACTGGTTCCGAATTCAGTATCAGTGGAAAATTTACGCTGCCTTACTCTCTATTTAATGGAATTGACTATGCAGATTTAAAAAACCAGGCAGCATATAAAATTAGAGCTACCGAAGCCGGAGAAGCTCCAGACGGATCCAACTATCCTGCCGGAAGTTATTTAAATAGTGAAGGTTATCCTGTTACAGACCCTGCTGATGCTGCTGTAGACCAAGGAAAAGTAGATCAAAAAAGGTTCAACTGGTTAGAATATTATAAAATCAAATTTAAAGCAGATTGGTATACTCGTGTTTATGAAAAATTAGTCTTAAGAACTAATGCTGAGTTTGGATTTATGGGGGCTTATAACTCTGACAGAGGTTTAGTTCCATTTGAAAGATTCTTCTTAGGTGGTGACGGTTTAGCTAACTTTTCTTTAGACGGAAGAGAAGTTATACAATTAAGAGGATATCCTAATAACTCATTATCATCACAAGATGGAGGAACAATTTATAATAAATTTTCATTAGAGCTACGTTATCCAATTACATTAAATCAGTCCGCATCTATTTACGCATTAAGTTTCTTAGAAGCAGGTTCTGCGTTTGACACATTCAAAGAATACAATCCATTTAAACTTCAACGCTCTGCTGGTGTTGGTATTCGTGTATTTATGCCAGCATTCGGTTTACTTGGTATTGACTTTGCTCATGGTTTTGATGCAATTCCTGGAGAGACAGTTAAAAGTGGTTGGCAAACACACTTTATTATTGGTCAACAATTTTAA
- a CDS encoding OmpH family outer membrane protein translates to MKKLLFILALISFSANAQTARGVKIGYIDMEYILEKVPDYADALNQLEQKAQKWKQEIEVKKNEINKLKEALKTERVLLTKELIEEREEEIAHQEKELLDYQEKRFGPAGDLIIQKSVLVKPIQDQIFTIVQDVAEQRKYDFIFDKSSDLTMLFAAQKYDISDFVVKKLAASQKREEMTKKQLKAQEAKEALEEAVEENPAFTERQRILDEKKAAREKLIEERKQATEQKKAEAAEKRKKLLEERDAKKNGTVIEKDSNKTETKDDTKTKSKESGAKESETKKEGEVKTETEAKKDGEVKDEGEKKLTPAEIRQKAIDDRNKKLEERKKAIEEKKKKMAEEKEAAKKEKEQKTE, encoded by the coding sequence ATGAAAAAACTATTATTTATACTTGCTTTAATCTCTTTTTCTGCCAATGCCCAAACCGCAAGAGGTGTTAAAATTGGCTACATAGATATGGAATATATCCTAGAAAAAGTGCCTGATTATGCAGATGCCTTGAATCAATTAGAGCAAAAAGCTCAAAAATGGAAGCAAGAAATAGAAGTTAAAAAAAATGAAATCAACAAGTTAAAAGAAGCTTTAAAAACAGAAAGAGTTCTTTTAACAAAAGAACTAATTGAAGAAAGAGAAGAAGAAATCGCTCACCAAGAAAAGGAATTACTTGATTATCAAGAAAAAAGATTTGGACCAGCAGGTGATTTAATTATTCAAAAATCTGTTTTAGTTAAACCTATACAAGATCAAATCTTTACAATTGTTCAAGATGTAGCAGAACAAAGAAAATACGACTTTATCTTCGACAAATCTTCAGATTTAACCATGTTGTTTGCCGCTCAAAAGTATGATATTAGTGATTTTGTCGTTAAGAAATTAGCTGCTTCTCAAAAAAGAGAAGAAATGACTAAAAAACAACTTAAAGCACAGGAAGCTAAAGAAGCTTTAGAGGAAGCTGTTGAAGAAAACCCCGCTTTTACAGAACGCCAAAGAATCTTAGACGAGAAAAAAGCAGCAAGAGAAAAGCTAATTGAAGAACGCAAACAAGCTACCGAACAAAAGAAAGCTGAAGCTGCAGAAAAAAGAAAAAAATTACTTGAAGAGAGAGATGCTAAAAAAAATGGCACAGTAATTGAAAAAGATTCTAACAAGACTGAAACTAAGGACGACACAAAAACAAAATCTAAAGAATCAGGAGCAAAAGAATCTGAAACAAAAAAAGAAGGTGAAGTAAAAACTGAAACTGAAGCAAAAAAAGATGGCGAAGTTAAAGATGAAGGAGAGAAAAAATTAACTCCTGCTGAAATAAGACAAAAAGCTATCGACGATAGAAATAAAAAATTAGAAGAGCGCAAAAAGGCTATCGAAGAAAAAAAGAAAAAAATGGCTGAAGAAAAAGAAGCCGCTAAAAAAGAGAAAGAACAGAAAACTGAATAG
- a CDS encoding OmpH family outer membrane protein produces the protein MKQLKTLAIAIVLFIGTQVSAQSKVAHIDVQTLMTTMPEMKTAQEQMKKIQDTYDKDYKNMVAEYQTKLQKYEQEAPTAGDALNETRSKEMQDMGSRIQQFEQTAKKELGQKELDLIKPIMEKAQKAIQKVAKAKGVNYVLDSTTGSGVLFAEGIDLLADVKKELGF, from the coding sequence ATGAAACAATTAAAAACTTTAGCAATCGCAATCGTACTTTTCATTGGAACTCAGGTTTCAGCTCAATCAAAAGTAGCGCATATAGATGTTCAAACATTAATGACTACTATGCCTGAAATGAAAACAGCTCAAGAGCAAATGAAAAAGATTCAGGATACTTACGATAAAGATTACAAAAACATGGTTGCAGAATACCAAACTAAATTGCAAAAATACGAGCAAGAAGCTCCAACAGCTGGTGACGCTTTAAATGAAACTCGTTCAAAAGAAATGCAAGATATGGGTAGCCGAATTCAACAATTTGAACAAACTGCAAAAAAAGAATTAGGTCAAAAAGAATTAGATTTAATCAAACCTATTATGGAAAAAGCTCAAAAAGCAATCCAAAAAGTAGCTAAAGCTAAAGGTGTTAACTACGTTTTAGATTCTACAACAGGTTCTGGAGTTCTTTTCGCTGAAGGAATTGACTTATTAGCAGACGTTAAAAAAGAATTAGGTTTCTAA
- the murI gene encoding glutamate racemase gives MKNECPIGLFDSGIGGTSIWKEVHALLPNENTIYLADSINAPYGLKSKEEIIALSIKNTEFLLNQNCKMIIVACNTATTNAIKELRAKYHDIPFIGIEPAIKPAALQSQTQTIGILATKGTLNSDLFHKSVANHPEVNIIEQIGHGLVQLIENGDMDSPEMEELLKSYLTPMIEKNIDYLVLGCSHYPYLIPQIKKIIPSHIKIIDSGEAVAKQTKKILELHNLLNNSNEKSSQIFYTNSEPEVLEKILNYSEKVVFKNF, from the coding sequence ATGAAAAATGAATGTCCTATAGGGTTATTTGATTCGGGAATTGGCGGCACTTCTATTTGGAAAGAAGTTCACGCATTATTACCAAACGAAAATACAATCTATTTAGCCGATAGTATTAATGCTCCATATGGACTAAAATCTAAAGAAGAAATTATTGCTTTAAGCATTAAAAACACGGAGTTTTTATTGAATCAAAATTGCAAAATGATAATTGTGGCTTGCAATACAGCAACCACAAATGCAATAAAAGAACTAAGAGCTAAATACCACGACATTCCTTTTATTGGTATTGAACCAGCAATAAAGCCTGCAGCATTACAGTCGCAAACGCAAACCATTGGCATATTAGCTACTAAAGGAACCTTAAATAGCGATTTATTTCACAAAAGCGTTGCTAATCATCCTGAAGTAAACATTATAGAGCAAATAGGGCACGGATTAGTGCAATTAATTGAAAATGGCGATATGGATTCTCCTGAAATGGAAGAATTGCTTAAAAGTTATTTAACACCGATGATTGAGAAAAACATCGATTATTTGGTCTTAGGCTGTAGTCATTATCCCTATTTAATTCCGCAAATCAAAAAGATAATACCTTCTCATATTAAAATTATCGATTCTGGTGAAGCTGTAGCCAAACAAACTAAAAAGATATTAGAGCTACACAATTTACTTAATAATTCTAACGAAAAAAGCTCGCAAATTTTTTATACAAATAGCGAGCCTGAAGTTTTAGAAAAAATTCTAAATTATTCCGAAAAAGTAGTTTTTAAAAACTTCTAG
- a CDS encoding gamma carbonic anhydrase family protein has translation MLIKEVNGKFPQIPEDCYVAENATIVGEVTFGANCSVWFNAVIRGDVNSISIGNKVNIQDGAVIHCTYQKHPTVIGNNVSIGHNAIVHGCTIKDNVLIGMGAIVMDNCVIESNSIVAAGSVITQNTIVESGCIYAGVPAKKVKDIDQSDFAGEIERISNNYVMYSGWFKE, from the coding sequence ATGTTGATTAAAGAAGTAAATGGAAAATTTCCTCAAATACCAGAAGATTGTTATGTTGCTGAGAATGCAACTATTGTTGGTGAAGTAACTTTTGGCGCAAATTGTAGCGTTTGGTTTAATGCTGTAATAAGAGGTGATGTTAATTCAATTTCAATTGGAAATAAGGTAAATATTCAGGATGGAGCTGTAATTCATTGTACTTATCAAAAACATCCAACGGTTATTGGTAATAATGTTTCAATAGGACACAATGCAATTGTTCACGGGTGTACTATTAAAGACAATGTTTTGATAGGAATGGGGGCTATTGTAATGGATAATTGTGTTATAGAGAGTAATTCAATTGTTGCGGCGGGTTCAGTTATTACACAAAACACAATTGTTGAATCTGGATGCATTTATGCAGGTGTTCCTGCTAAAAAGGTAAAAGATATTGATCAAAGTGATTTCGCTGGAGAAATTGAGCGTATATCTAATAATTACGTAATGTATTCTGGTTGGTTTAAAGAATAA